A genomic region of Methylobacterium durans contains the following coding sequences:
- a CDS encoding ion channel, whose product MLVILVASVVLVMITILVLYETLRLTSEHLAELPVPPRWRIIAVVLAAFAGHTVAVWVYAGAYWLLVLRLGLGAFSGVPIETFEDCLFVSVVAYSSLGYGDHAPVGHARLLTGVEALNGLLLIGWSASFTYLAMERYWPLHGKAHAHRAARSRHPADDEPGRERLVPPTAGP is encoded by the coding sequence ATGCTCGTCATCCTGGTCGCCAGCGTCGTTCTCGTGATGATCACCATCCTGGTGCTCTACGAGACGCTGCGCCTCACCTCGGAGCACCTCGCCGAGCTCCCGGTGCCGCCGCGCTGGCGCATCATCGCGGTGGTGCTCGCCGCCTTCGCGGGCCACACCGTCGCGGTTTGGGTCTACGCGGGCGCCTACTGGCTCCTCGTCCTGCGGCTCGGGCTCGGCGCCTTCTCGGGCGTGCCCATCGAGACCTTCGAGGATTGCCTGTTCGTCTCAGTGGTCGCCTACTCCTCGCTCGGCTACGGCGATCACGCTCCCGTCGGCCACGCCCGCCTTCTCACGGGCGTCGAGGCGCTGAACGGCCTGCTCCTGATCGGCTGGTCGGCCTCGTTCACCTATCTCGCGATGGAGCGCTACTGGCCGCTGCACGGGAAGGCGCATGCCCACCGCGCCGCGAGGTCCCGACATCCTGCGGACGACGAGCCGGGTCGCGAACGCCTCGTCCCGCCGACGGCCGGTCCCTGA
- a CDS encoding biotin/lipoyl-containing protein, translating into MADIHVAEDLWSTGMLPEGVLERWLVSDGASVRAGEAVAAVRIGEALHDIVSPASGRLEVLAPASEVVDPGCIIAEIHA; encoded by the coding sequence ATGGCAGATATCCACGTAGCCGAGGATCTCTGGTCCACGGGCATGTTGCCCGAGGGCGTCCTCGAGCGATGGCTCGTCTCGGACGGAGCGAGCGTGCGGGCCGGCGAGGCCGTGGCCGCCGTGCGGATCGGCGAGGCCCTCCACGACATCGTCTCGCCGGCCAGCGGGCGCCTGGAGGTGCTGGCGCCGGCGAGCGAGGTGGTCGACCCCGGCTGCATCATCGCCGAGATCCATGCCTGA
- a CDS encoding c-type cytochrome: MSRTRVHVLRALTIGCLLAASIARPAADPAEDHRVRGWTIATQLCIQCHVIGRGPQAGEFVGPAFLRVANMPSTTGMSLNVFLQSHHQRMPSLRLDRDEMDAVIAYILSLKGTGPARP; the protein is encoded by the coding sequence ATGTCCCGGACGAGAGTCCATGTCCTGCGCGCTTTGACCATCGGCTGCCTGCTTGCGGCCTCCATCGCCCGTCCGGCCGCGGATCCCGCCGAGGACCACCGTGTCCGGGGCTGGACCATCGCCACGCAGCTCTGCATCCAGTGCCACGTCATCGGTCGCGGGCCGCAAGCGGGCGAGTTTGTCGGCCCTGCCTTCCTGCGGGTCGCCAACATGCCCTCGACGACCGGCATGTCCCTCAACGTCTTCCTGCAGAGCCACCACCAGCGGATGCCGAGTCTGCGGCTCGACCGCGACGAGATGGACGCCGTCATCGCCTACATCCTCAGCCTCAAGGGCACTGGGCCCGCACGACCTTGA